One Halobacterium wangiae genomic window, GGAGATCTGGGGAGCCCTCTACGACTACGTCGAGGCGTAGCGCACTGACTCTCCACTCCGACGCCAATACTCGAAGCCGTATCCACCACCGCCTCTCGTCTGGAGGTAGTTATTTACACCCACGCTCCACTCTGGAGATTGTATGTCAACAGAAGAGGTCCGACTCGATAGCACGATCGGTGGGTTCACCGCCTCGGGGCAACTCCACACCCTGAGCGTCTGGTTCATCCTCGCGCTCAGGCTGATGATGGGGCTGGCGTTCTTCCAGAGCGGCGTCGAGAAGGTGCTCTCAGGGAGCTTCAGCGCGGCGGGCTACCTCCAGAACGCGCCGCCCGCGAACGGCAGTCCGGTCGCGGACCTGTTCGTCTCGATGGGGAATACGCCGTGGTTCGTCGACTTCGTCAACGTCGCGGTGCCGTGGGGCGAGGTGCTCATCGGCCTGGGCCTCATCTTCGGCGCGTTCACGCGACTCGCGGCGTTCTTCGGCGCGTTCATGATGCTCATGTTCTACCTCGGGAACTGGAGCGTCGAGCACGGCTACATCAACGGCGACTTCGCGTACATGCTCGTCTTCCTCTCCGTGGCCGCGTTCGGCGCCGGGCGCATCCTCGGCCTCGACGCCTACATCGAGCAGTACGACGTCGGCGGGCGACCGCTCGTCGAGCGCTACCCCTGGACGCGCTACCTCCTCGGGTAGGCGCCACGGGGCGCGGCTGTACGTGTTCGGGCGCAGTGTTTTCCGTCGAGCGACCGTACGCTCGTCCATGCTGTCCACTGGCGACACAGCCCCGACGTTCTCCGCGACGCTCGGCACGAGTGACCACGAGGACTTCGACCTGGCCGACCACCTCGGTGACGGACCGGTCGTGCTCGCGTTCTTCCCGGGCGCGTTCACGCCGCCGTGCACGAACGAGATGGTCGAGCTCCAGAAGCACTACGAGGCGTTCCAGGATGCCGACGCGACCATCCTCGGCGTGAGCGCGGACTCGCCGTTCTCGCAGGGCGCGTTCCGCGAGGAGCACGGCCTCGAGTTCGACCTCGTCAGCGACACGAGCGGGGACGCCATCCGACAGTTCGACCTCGAGATCGACATCCCCGACCTCGGACTGTTCGGCGTCGCCAACCGGGCAGTGGTCGTCGTCGACGAGGACGGCACTGTCGTCCACACCTGGGTCGCGGACGACCCGACGAACGAACCGGACTACGAGGAGTTGCTCGACGCGGTCCACGCTGCGTAGTCCGCGACCCCTCGACGCGGCCGACGGTCCGTGTACGATCGCGGTGGCGCGAGCTACTCCGCGTCGCCGGACCAGTGTGGGGCACTCGAGATCCCTTGGTCGGAGTACGTGTGTAGAATGTTGAGCACGTCGTAGATGAACTCCGTGAGCCCGGGGGCCGTCGCGGGGTTGAGGGAGACGAGGGTGCCGCGGGCGTCGCCCTGGATGAAGTGGAGGATGAGCGCGTCGTCGAAGGCTCGGAGCGTGCAGTAGAGTGCGCCGACGTTGTAGAGGTCCTCCTGTCTCGTCCGGCCGACGTCCTGCAGGCGGAGGTCGTCGATGATCTCCTCGACGCGGTCCTCGCTGAGCTGGTCTTCGAGGTCGTCGTTCGTCTCGATGACCGCGGAGTCGCGGTTGTAGTGGGCGACGGATCGGAGGTTCCCACCAATCGACTGATTCAAATACTCCAGTAGTTCTTCGGGGATCGGATCAGATACGTTACTCGGGTCGACCCCTGTGTCGTCTCGTGGTTCTGTCGAACTATCCTCGGTCATTGCGGGTGGTTCGTGGACCGGGGTTAAATCGTTATTTGAAAACAGAGTGACACGGAATCGGCTCTCGCTCGGGCCGTTCTCGGTTCCGTCACGCCTCACCGGCGAGGCCGACGCCGAGCGCCATGAGGATGGAGCCGACGACCACGAGGCCGCCGCTCCACAGCACGAGCAGGCGGGTCGTCTCGGGGAACTGCTCGGCGAGCGGAACGAACAGCCGGAGGTCGAGGGTGACGACGAGCAGTGCCCCCACGACGTCGAACACGAGGTCGAGAGCGGTGTCGAGGCGGCCGTAGTGAACGAGCACGGGTTCGACGTCGAAGCGCTCGCCGACTTCCCGGGCGACGAGTTCGACGAGCTCCCAGAACACGCCCACGGCGAACGTGAACAGGACGGTCAGGCCGGCGATGGTCTGCGAGGAGAGCGCCACTTCGGGCGTCTGGGCGACGCCGACGACGAGCCCGGCGTACAGCAGCGCCGCGACGAGCGCGCCCGAGAGCGTGTGTGTGAGGTGGTCCCACCACCACGTTTCGCCGTGTTCGTAGAGCCCCAGCATGCCGAGCGAGTGGAGGAAACCCGCTGCCGCCAGCCACAGCGCGATCGCCTGGTCGACGGTGACCGAGCCGTCGGACGCGAACTCGACGACCGGCGGCAGGAACGCGAGGACGAGGACGACGAGCGCGTTCACCGCCGCGGAGACGTCGCGCTGGCGGAACGCTTCGAGGAGCGTTCCGACGATGGCGACCTGGAGTGCGAGGACTGCGACGTCGAGTAGTTCGGTCATCGCCGCTGAGGGCCTCTACGTGCTACTCGGCCACCCATCGACATGACGTTTGTGTGGCCCGACTGGGCTGCCACGGGCTGGAGTTGCCGACCGCGACTACCGCTCCTCGAGGCGGATCGACTGGCCGGTCCGGGATGCGACGTAGCGTTCGGGCAGGTGGGGGTGGACGTCGGTCGGGAGCACCGAGACCAGACGGACGACGAGCGAGGGGAGGGCCCGCCGGACCGCTACGTAGGAGACGGCGACGACGAGCGTGGCGACGACGACCAGCTGGAGCAGTCCGGTCTGGGTGGCCAGCAGGGGGACGGCCAGCGCGACGGAGAGCGCCAGATCCGCTGGCGAGCCGTCGTAGCCCACCCAGCGCCGCGGAGCGACCCACCGGCCCCGGAAGTGGTCGTAGACGGCTCGCTCGGAGGTCTCCTCCCACGGCCGGAGTTCGAGCCCGCCGCCGAAGACGTCGCTCACGCTGTGGACCGCCGCGGCCACGAGGAAGACGGCGACGGCGACCGTCAACGGTGTCGGGGCGAGGACGCCAGCGACGACCGCCGTGGCGCCGCCGACCGAGTAGTACACCGGGTAGTGCAGCGTCTTCCGGTGGGCGACGTAGAGGTCGAGGTCGGGCAGAATGCCACCGAGGAGTCCGGCGAGCAGTGCGACGCCGGCGTACTCGGGTGCGGCGAGCGCGACGGGGAGAGCAAGCACCATTCCGGCGAGTGCGTGCGTCGGCAGCATCATAGAGACGGAGAGAGGCACCGCTCGCGTTTGAACGTATCGCCGAACGACGGTGTCAGTAACCCGGTCCTACTCGACAGTAGTTACGCACGACGGCTCGGCGACGCGACGGTCTCGACGCCGGGACTGTAGAAGTGGACGGGTTCGGTCTCCGGGTCGGCGAACCAGTTCGCGCGGAACAGCGTGTTCGTCTCGATCGCGACGTCGGCCTCGGACAGCGGCCACGGTTCGTGATCGACGGCCGCGTACCTGATCGTCCCTCCGGGGGACTCCGTGTAGTACCGGTACCGCTCGACGAGGAAGTGGGCCAGCGAGCCGGGTTCGACGGACACGCCGTCGCCAGCCGGACCGTACGTCCCCCGGAAGCGGGCCGGGCGAGCACCCGGGTGGAGCCTGTCGCTCTCGAAGCGCACGCGCTCGCCGTCGGTCTGGAAGTCGATGCGGGCGTAGTAGTACGGGAGGGAGTGGAGCACTCGCGCACCGAGGACGCCGAGGACGCCCTCCGCGTCGAGGCTGAAGAAGTAGACGCCCGGGTCGCCGTCGTGGGTGACGTACGTCCGGAGGTTGAGTTCGGGCAGGCGGAACCCGAGGGTCTTGGGCGCCCACGTCGGCCGCACGTCGACGTTCGTGTACGGGACGACGGAGAGCCACGCCCGTCCGTCGTGCGTGTCGAGGTCGAGCGCCTCCGGGAGGTGTGGGCCGACCACCGACGGGTCGACCGGCCAGTTGGCGAACAGGACGTGCCGCCAGCCCATGTGCAGGGAGAACACCATCAGTGCCCACCACCGTGCTGGCGGTCCATCAGTCCACCTCCCCAGGGATGGTCACCGGTTCGAAGCGCTGGAGGCCGAAGTAGCTGTTCAGGACGGCGCCGAGTCCGACCACGACCAGCGCGAACTGGACGACGGCGCCGAGGACCGGGACGTACCCGAGCAGTTCCATCGCGAGCAGGAACGCGCCGACGCCGACCACCGTCGCTCGCCCGGCGTCCGCCACGGGTAGCCGCCGGCCGACGAGGTAGCCGAGGACGACCTGGCTGTAGAGGACGACCAGCAACTCGGCGAGCAGGCCGAGGATGCTGACCGGGAGCAGGACGAGCGTGAACGCCATGTAGACGAAGAGGACGAGCAGCGTCGTGCCCGCGAGCGAACCGATCACGCCGCTGACGAGCGGGTGGTCGGTGACCGAGTGGCCGACGTTCTCCAGCAGTGCCGGGTGGCGCCGCGCGAGCCACCACCCCACGGCGCCGAGCAGGAGGAACTGCACCAGGAACGTCGCGACCTGCCTCGCCGGGGAGTCGGCGGGCGCCGGCGGGCCGAACGTCGACACCCGGCCGACGCTCGCGCTCTCGGCGATCGCCGGGTCGCCCGCGATCGTCTCCACGCTGCCAGTCACCGTCGCGCCCTCGCCGACCGAGAGGTTCCCCGCGAGCAGCGTCACGTCGCCGTCGACGGGGCCGTCGATCTGCACGGTGCCGCCAGTGACGTAGACGTCCCCCGAGAGGGCTGCGTCGGCGGGAACGGTGGTCGTCCCGCCGGCGACGACGAGCACGTCGTCTATCGACTCGACCGCGTGGTCGCCGTCGAAGGTGACGTCCATCTCCTCGACGGTCGCGCCGCTCGCGGAGACGAGGAGGACCACGACGACGAGCAGCGGGAGGGCCTCGGTAGGGCTCACGCGACGCTCCCCTCCCGTGCGACGGTCACCATCCCGCGGACGTAGAGGCCGACCGCGAGTCCGAACAGGAGCAGCAGCGAGAGCGCCTGCACCACGTTCAGGTGCGAGAGCAGCGCCAGGTCGGTCGCCTGGAAGTACAGCGCGAGCGCAGTGCTGAGGAACGTGGCGAGCCACCCGGCGACTCCGACGCCGATGGCGGAGTGTGTCCCGACGGTGTCGGCGGTCGAGAGGTCGGGCCACAGCGCGAAGTTCAGCGTCGTGTAGAAGCTCACCGCGACGGCGTACAGCCCGGGGTTGAGCGGCGAGGACCCCTCGCTGGCGAGCGCCGGGAACAGCGCCGCCACCCGCAGGTCGGAGGTGTACGCCACGTGGGTCAGCGCGAACAGCGCGAACGTCCAGAGGAACAGCCGATTCAGGTCGAAGTTCGTGTAGATGACGCCGGCCATCACCGCGCCGACGACGTGCGCGACGGCGATGAACAGCCGCGTCGAGAGGTCGGGTGACTGCCAGGAGCTGAGCAACAGCGCCGGCGTGTCGATGATGCGCAGGAAGCCGAGGCTGTCGACGAAGAACACGCCGAACATCAGGATGAGGGGGACGGCGAACGCGAAACTCCGGGTGCCGATGGGGTCGGGTTGACAGAATCTGCCGGTGCCGAACTCGCGGTGCTGGACCGCCAGGTCGTCGAGCAGCGCCTCGACGCGGTCGACGCGCCCGGAGACGAGAACAGCGAGGACGACGATGCCGGGCAGCATCACGGCGACGAGTAGCCGGCTGAAGACGTCGACCGACCACGCGAGGGGGTAGGCGTTCGCGGCGAAGTAGGCGATGGCCGTGATGGCGGCCGCGACGTAGCCACGGTCGGGTACCGGGACGAGGTCGACGGCGAGCGAGAACGACACCGGGAAGCCGACGCCGAGGCCGACCGACGCGGCGAGGATCCACGCGCCGAAGCCGGGGACGGTCCGGATCTCGGGCGCGACGAGCGTGAGGGCGAACTGCACGAGGACGACGCCGAGCAGCAGGCGGAGTTTCGTCCGGAGGTCGGTGCTCCACCCGCGGCGGTCCATCGTCACGCCGGTGACGACGGCGACGACCAGCGTGCAGAGCGCGAGGTCGGCCATCCACGTGGAGACGGCGGTCTCGGACATGCCGACCAGGCGCGTTCCGAGGTCGATGAGTCCGAGCTGGACGAACGTGATGTTGTAGTAGTAGCCGGCTACCATCAGTGCGACGAACAGCACGTAGCCCAGGATCGTCGCCCAGCGGCGTTCACGGAGGGTCGCGAAGAGTTCCATGTCGACGTTGCCACCCCGTACGAGGTGGGGGGTGTTAAAGCCGGAGACGTCGGCGGGCGGTCCGCGTCACTCCCCGTACTTGCTGGTCTTGTTCACCCAGACGGTCCGTTCGTCGAAGTAGGGTGCGACTTTCACGACCAGGTTCTCGATGTCCGGGGAGGCCGGCGTCCCGACGCTGACCGTCGCGCGGTTCTGCTGGCTCTGGTCGTAGAACACTGCGTTCTCCAGTTCGGCGGCCACCCGGTACTGCTGCTCTTGCTCGGTCAGCACCGACTCCCACTCCGTCTCCTCGTCGGGTTCGATCTCGGTCGTCTCCGAGAAGATTGGCTCGTCCGCGAACAGTTCCCGCACCTCGACGGTGACGGTGTGCGTTCGCTCCGTCTCGTTCAGGAGGAGGATGCCGTACGAGTCGGTGCCTTCGTCGGGTTCGCCGCCGTCACTGCCGCTGCCGAAGAGGTTCGAGCAGCCGCTCAGGGCGGTCGTCGCGAGCAGAGCGCTCCCGTGGAGGAATCGTCGTCGTCGTGTCGGATTGGAGGGCATTCCACACCGCAGTTCCGTGACACGCCACTTATTCCTTTGCTACTGACACCTCTTCGCGACTGCGGGAATCCGCAGCGTCGGCGGAGTCTCCGTACGCACCCCGCAGTTCAGCGCTGCCGCGCCCGACCTTGTTCACTGTTAGCTGTTATCAATGTATTAAAGTGGTCTCCACTCGAGGGGTTACGTGACGATATCATGGCGACAGGATCCACGACAGACGGCACGCTTGACCGGTGGTACCGCAACCGAATCGGCACCGCGACGACGGGCGACGAGGTACGGGGCTACTGGCTGTTCGCGCTCGGGGTCGTACTCGGCGTCGCCGGCATCCTCCTGTTCGTCCCCAGCGAGTCGGCCGGCGCGCTCCGCCAGTGGGCCGTCGTCGCCGCGGCGACGGGGCTCGTCTGCGTGTTCGCGGGGCCGATAATCCGTCTCCCGCTGCAGCGCCCGGCGACCCTGCTCGTCTACACCGGGGCCGCGATCTGTCTCGTGGCGATCGCCTGGTTCGCCGTGGCGTACCCCTACGACTGGAGCCCGCAGACCGGCCAGCCGACCATCGTCGTCCTCTACTCCATCGGGTTGCTCGCGATGGGGCTCGGCGGTGTGTTCGTGCCACTCCTGACGACCGGCATCGTGGGCGAGGAGGAACACGAGGCACTCGAGTCCGAAGCCGAGGCGCTCCGCAGCTCCGTCGCCGACACCGAAGCCGACGAGTCCGACCTCGCGGCCCAGCTCCGCGCGCTCCGCCGGAGCCAGGCACGCTTCGAACTGTACGAGGACAGGGGTGGCCAGTACCGCTGGCGGCTCCGCCACCGCAACGGGAACGTCATCGCCGACGGCGGCGAGGGGTACACCCAGAAGCACAACGCCCAGAAGGGGCTCCAGAGCGTGCGACGCAACGCCCTCGGCGCGACCGTCCTGCACGTCGAGAGCGAGGCCGACCTCCCCGAGGCCGAAGAGACGTTCGAGCCGGTCGAGGAGGCCGACAGTCAGGCGTCGTTCGAACTGTACGAGGACAACGCGGGCGAGTTCCGGTTCCGACTCCGCCACGACAACGGGAACGTCATCGCCGACGGCGGCGAGGGGTACACGTCCCGCAGCGGCGCCCGCACCGCTATCGACCGCATCCGGGAGTACGTCGGGCCAGCGGACTACCTCCAGTTCGACCCGACGGGCTTCGAGATCTACCGCGACAGCGCCAGCGAGTGGCGCTGGCGACTCGTCCACCGCAACGGGAACGTGCTCGCGGACTCCGGCGAGGGCTACTCCCGTCGTCGCGACGCGCGCCGCGCGGTCGACCGTATCCAGGCCGACCACGACGAGATGACGATCGAGGTGTTCGAGGACGCCGGCGAGGAGTACCGCTGGCACCTCCAGAGCGCGAACGGCCGCATCGTCGCCGACTCCGGCGAGGGGTACGCCGACCGGGGCGGCGCCGAGGACGCCGTCGAGCGGTTCCGCGAGTACGTCTCCGAGGCTTCCGTGCTCGACCTCGGGCGTGCCGCGTTCGAACTGTACGAGGACCGCGCCGGGGACACCCGCTGGCGACTCCGCCACCGGAACGGCAACATCCTCGCCGACTCCGGTGAGGGGTACGCCGACCGTACCCGCGCCCGGGGCGGCATCGAGAGCGTGAAGCGACACGCGCCGAACGCCGAAACCGAGGAGTAACGCCTCTCGCTGTCCGTTCGGTGCCGTCGTCGCTATGGGCAGCCCGGTCCCGCACCGATTACGACGAGGTCCGCCTCCGCCGGAGCAGTCTCTGTACTCATTGTATGGCTCTTCGCTCACCGGCGCTCGAGTCTCGATAACGGTCCAGATATGCCCGGAATCGTCGGAGTTTGCGTCCTCCGGTCGTCCGGTCGGTCGGCCGTCACACCCGACAAGACATTTACCAGCCGAAGGCCCACCATCCATCGCCGGGTAGGGGTACCCGAGATCTTTTCGAGGGCCGTGGTGACCGTGGCGAGCGACAGCGTCGACCGCCGGGGTTGCTGACGAAAACGCTTACCCACGTCCACACCAACGAGAGGGTATGTCCGGGCTGAATCTCGACCCGGTGCAACTCGACCGGTACTCGCGGCACATCATCATGGACGACGTGGGGCCGACGGGCCAGCAGCGCCTGCTGGACGCCGACGTGCTCGTCGTGGGCGCGGGCGGCCTCGGCGCGCCGGTCGTCCAGTATCTCGCCGCGGCGGGCGTGGGGACGCTGCGCATCGTCGACGACGACGACGTGGAGCGCTCGAACCTCCAGCGGCAGATCATCCACGCGGACGCCGACGTGGGGACGCCGAAGGCCGAGAGTGCACGAGCGTACGTCGAGCGCCTGAACCCCGACGTCGACGTTCGCGCACACGTCGCGCACCTCGACCAGTCGAACGTCGACGCACTCCTCGACGGCGTGGACTTCGTGGTGGACTGCTCGGACAACTTCTCGACGCGCTTCCTCGTCAACGACGCCTGCGTGCTCCGCGAGATCCCGTTCAGCCACGCCGCCATCTACCGCTTCGAGGGGCAGGCCATCACGGTCACGCCCGACAGCGCCTGCTACCGCTGTCTGTTCCCGGAGGCCCCACCCGCGGGGACGATTCCGGACTGCGCGGAGGCCGGCGTGCTCGGCGTCCTGCCGGGGACGATGGGCTGCGTGCAGGCGACCGAGTGCGTGAAGGCGCTCCTCGGCGTCGGCGACCTGCTCGCCGGCCGCCTGCTGTTCTACGACGCCGCGGCGATGTCCTTCGAGGAGGTGCCGGTCGAGGCGAACCCCGGCTGTCCGGTCTGCGGGGACGACCCGGCCATCGACTCGGTGGCGGACGTCGACTACGCCGAGCGCTGTGCAGTACAGTCCTGACCGACTCGAACGTCCCGCGCAGCGACTCAGTCGTCGGCAGCGCCCCGCTTCCGCGTGCGTCTCCCACCGTCCTCGTCGACGCCCGCCGCCCACCCGTAGACGTCCCCGGCGTGTTCGACGGCCGGT contains:
- the ubaA gene encoding SAMP-activating enzyme E1, producing MSGLNLDPVQLDRYSRHIIMDDVGPTGQQRLLDADVLVVGAGGLGAPVVQYLAAAGVGTLRIVDDDDVERSNLQRQIIHADADVGTPKAESARAYVERLNPDVDVRAHVAHLDQSNVDALLDGVDFVVDCSDNFSTRFLVNDACVLREIPFSHAAIYRFEGQAITVTPDSACYRCLFPEAPPAGTIPDCAEAGVLGVLPGTMGCVQATECVKALLGVGDLLAGRLLFYDAAAMSFEEVPVEANPGCPVCGDDPAIDSVADVDYAERCAVQS
- a CDS encoding YqjF family protein, which produces MGRWTDGPPARWWALMVFSLHMGWRHVLFANWPVDPSVVGPHLPEALDLDTHDGRAWLSVVPYTNVDVRPTWAPKTLGFRLPELNLRTYVTHDGDPGVYFFSLDAEGVLGVLGARVLHSLPYYYARIDFQTDGERVRFESDRLHPGARPARFRGTYGPAGDGVSVEPGSLAHFLVERYRYYTESPGGTIRYAAVDHEPWPLSEADVAIETNTLFRANWFADPETEPVHFYSPGVETVASPSRRA
- a CDS encoding metal-dependent hydrolase codes for the protein MMLPTHALAGMVLALPVALAAPEYAGVALLAGLLGGILPDLDLYVAHRKTLHYPVYYSVGGATAVVAGVLAPTPLTVAVAVFLVAAAVHSVSDVFGGGLELRPWEETSERAVYDHFRGRWVAPRRWVGYDGSPADLALSVALAVPLLATQTGLLQLVVVATLVVAVSYVAVRRALPSLVVRLVSVLPTDVHPHLPERYVASRTGQSIRLEER
- a CDS encoding HVO_2922 family protein, which produces MATGSTTDGTLDRWYRNRIGTATTGDEVRGYWLFALGVVLGVAGILLFVPSESAGALRQWAVVAAATGLVCVFAGPIIRLPLQRPATLLVYTGAAICLVAIAWFAVAYPYDWSPQTGQPTIVVLYSIGLLAMGLGGVFVPLLTTGIVGEEEHEALESEAEALRSSVADTEADESDLAAQLRALRRSQARFELYEDRGGQYRWRLRHRNGNVIADGGEGYTQKHNAQKGLQSVRRNALGATVLHVESEADLPEAEETFEPVEEADSQASFELYEDNAGEFRFRLRHDNGNVIADGGEGYTSRSGARTAIDRIREYVGPADYLQFDPTGFEIYRDSASEWRWRLVHRNGNVLADSGEGYSRRRDARRAVDRIQADHDEMTIEVFEDAGEEYRWHLQSANGRIVADSGEGYADRGGAEDAVERFREYVSEASVLDLGRAAFELYEDRAGDTRWRLRHRNGNILADSGEGYADRTRARGGIESVKRHAPNAETEE
- a CDS encoding polymer-forming cytoskeletal protein, whose translation is MSPTEALPLLVVVVLLVSASGATVEEMDVTFDGDHAVESIDDVLVVAGGTTTVPADAALSGDVYVTGGTVQIDGPVDGDVTLLAGNLSVGEGATVTGSVETIAGDPAIAESASVGRVSTFGPPAPADSPARQVATFLVQFLLLGAVGWWLARRHPALLENVGHSVTDHPLVSGVIGSLAGTTLLVLFVYMAFTLVLLPVSILGLLAELLVVLYSQVVLGYLVGRRLPVADAGRATVVGVGAFLLAMELLGYVPVLGAVVQFALVVVGLGAVLNSYFGLQRFEPVTIPGEVD
- a CDS encoding MFS transporter, with the protein product MELFATLRERRWATILGYVLFVALMVAGYYYNITFVQLGLIDLGTRLVGMSETAVSTWMADLALCTLVVAVVTGVTMDRRGWSTDLRTKLRLLLGVVLVQFALTLVAPEIRTVPGFGAWILAASVGLGVGFPVSFSLAVDLVPVPDRGYVAAAITAIAYFAANAYPLAWSVDVFSRLLVAVMLPGIVVLAVLVSGRVDRVEALLDDLAVQHREFGTGRFCQPDPIGTRSFAFAVPLILMFGVFFVDSLGFLRIIDTPALLLSSWQSPDLSTRLFIAVAHVVGAVMAGVIYTNFDLNRLFLWTFALFALTHVAYTSDLRVAALFPALASEGSSPLNPGLYAVAVSFYTTLNFALWPDLSTADTVGTHSAIGVGVAGWLATFLSTALALYFQATDLALLSHLNVVQALSLLLLFGLAVGLYVRGMVTVAREGSVA
- a CDS encoding redoxin domain-containing protein — its product is MLSTGDTAPTFSATLGTSDHEDFDLADHLGDGPVVLAFFPGAFTPPCTNEMVELQKHYEAFQDADATILGVSADSPFSQGAFREEHGLEFDLVSDTSGDAIRQFDLEIDIPDLGLFGVANRAVVVVDEDGTVVHTWVADDPTNEPDYEELLDAVHAA
- a CDS encoding DoxX family protein, producing MSTEEVRLDSTIGGFTASGQLHTLSVWFILALRLMMGLAFFQSGVEKVLSGSFSAAGYLQNAPPANGSPVADLFVSMGNTPWFVDFVNVAVPWGEVLIGLGLIFGAFTRLAAFFGAFMMLMFYLGNWSVEHGYINGDFAYMLVFLSVAAFGAGRILGLDAYIEQYDVGGRPLVERYPWTRYLLG